A region of the Gemmobacter fulvus genome:
TCCTGCGCGTAAAGCCGCTGGTCAAAGCCGATGGAGGCGTTGATCGCCTGCATGATGGCATCTGGCCCGGCGCTGAAGCGCCCGCCCCACATGGCGTTGGCGGAGGATTGGGGGATGTCGTTCGCGCTCATGGGCCTGCCTTTGGAGGTGATATGCTGCCTGTCCGTGCTGCCGTCCTTTATACGGCCTTGCTGTTTGGTGCAAACCCGGCTGCGGCCGATATTGCCGCCGCCGATGCCCTGCGCGAGGGCGACATGAAGAAACTGAATTTCTCGGAGGCGCAGCCGCTGCCTGCCATCGGGCTTGTCGGCATGGATGATGCGCCGCGCAGCCTTGAGGAATTTCGCGGCAAATGGGTGCTGGTGAACTTCTGGGCCACATGGTGCCCGCCCTGCCGGAAAGAAATGCCCAGCCTCGGCGCGTTGCAGACCGAATTCGGCGGCGCGACATTCGAAGTGGTCACTGTTGCCACCGGACGCAATGCCGTGCCCGCCATCGACAAGTTCTTTGCCGAAGCAGGCGTGACACATCTGACCGCGCTGCGCGATCCGAAGGCCGAACTGGCCCGCGAAATGGGCGTGGCGGGCTTGCCTGTGACGGTGGTTCTGAACCCCGAGGGGGCCGAGGTCGGGCGGCTGATCGGCGATGCCGATTGGCACAGTGCCGAGGCGCGGGCGGTGCTTACGGCCTTGATGCAGTAAGGGCCGCCACCCTCGCATGGCTGGGGCAGGTGATCATGTGATCATTCACCATGCCAGTGGCCTGCATGAAGGCGTAAACGA
Encoded here:
- a CDS encoding TlpA family protein disulfide reductase; the encoded protein is MLPVRAAVLYTALLFGANPAAADIAAADALREGDMKKLNFSEAQPLPAIGLVGMDDAPRSLEEFRGKWVLVNFWATWCPPCRKEMPSLGALQTEFGGATFEVVTVATGRNAVPAIDKFFAEAGVTHLTALRDPKAELAREMGVAGLPVTVVLNPEGAEVGRLIGDADWHSAEARAVLTALMQ